Genomic DNA from Desulfonema ishimotonii:
AACACAAGAGATGTGCCGGATGAAGGATGGCCGCCGCCTGAAGTTCCGGAAAATGTCAATACCACAGAACTGGGGAATCTCGGTCTGACATTGGATGAGGAAGCGGCGATAGTCGCCTTCATGAAATGTCTGAGCGACTGAGAAGCTGTTTTCCAGTCCCGTTCTGCAAAGGCGGGAGCAAGCCGGAGCGCCGGATTCCCCCTGCGTGTCATCGTCTGCCGGGGAATCCGGCACTCCCTACACCGTTTCTATTTTGAAAAATTTCATTATCCGGAGTTCAGGCATCAGGTCTGATACTTACAGGCGTCGCCCCGTTACAAGTCGTTGGGGCTGAAAGGTATTCCGGGGGTGGAATCCGGTGGGCACAAAAGACGTGCCCACCCTACTGATGCGGCGGACGCAACAGACCGTAACGCTATCTGTATCTGTCCAGAATTCTTTGGATAAGGCCTTCTTTCTTTAACCGGGCCAATTCTCTGCTGAAATCTTCTGCCAGGATATGACCTCTCTGACCCAGGGCTTTGGAGACGCCTATATACAGAGGGGCCTCAGTCAGCACAAATGCCTTTCTGATCTTATCCTGACTCCCCTGCTGTCTGGCAAAAAATCTGAAAGGAATTTCAAAATCAAGGGCCGCATCAATACGTCCCCCGTCAAGTATCCGGGCCAGTTCCTCGCTATCTCCGCAGTACACCTTTTTCAGTCCTTTGTACCTGTCGAACTCCGGTCCGTATGAATAGTCTGAAATCACCCCGATGCTCTTGCCTCTGAGATCCTCAGGGGATGTCACCCGGATGTCCTTTTTCTTTTGAACGAAACACGCCAGTTTTACAATAAATATGGGTTCGGAAGTATAATACAGAAACTTCTGCCGCTCCTCTTTGAAGTGCAGGGCGAAAATCGCAGAGATCGTTCCCCTTTCGGCCTCTTTTAAGGTTCTCTTCCAGGGCATTTCGACAAATTCAGGCTCAACTCCTATTCGTTTGCAGAGTTCTCTGATGATATCAATATTCATGCCAACGACCTGACCGCCTTCCCTGTATTCATATGGTGGCAGGTTGCCTGTTGAAAAAATGATTTTTTCGGCCTGAGCGGTGAAGGGCAGACATACGACAAGCATCAGAATGATTCCTGACAATTTCATAATTCATTTTCCTTCCCAGTAATGGTTATACGCAACCTGACTCCGAAGCATTTCCCCATATTGGAACCACAGGCCAAACAGAGTCTGACCGTGCCAAAGCTTTGGCACGCAGCATATCACAAACCAGCCGCCACTTTGCCCGTGCCACTCTTTTTGACAGATTATTCAGGGAAATTTTTGAATTTTCATC
This window encodes:
- a CDS encoding substrate-binding periplasmic protein; the protein is MKLSGIILMLVVCLPFTAQAEKIIFSTGNLPPYEYREGGQVVGMNIDIIRELCKRIGVEPEFVEMPWKRTLKEAERGTISAIFALHFKEERQKFLYYTSEPIFIVKLACFVQKKKDIRVTSPEDLRGKSIGVISDYSYGPEFDRYKGLKKVYCGDSEELARILDGGRIDAALDFEIPFRFFARQQGSQDKIRKAFVLTEAPLYIGVSKALGQRGHILAEDFSRELARLKKEGLIQRILDRYR